The following proteins come from a genomic window of Malus sylvestris chromosome 4, drMalSylv7.2, whole genome shotgun sequence:
- the LOC126619008 gene encoding zinc finger protein GAI-ASSOCIATED FACTOR 1-like produces the protein MSIITGSAATGSFSSGNTGGEEVQQQQQELLNHHANFHGSNSLLPTTPNINSNGISTTQVQKQPPPAKKKRNLPGTPDPTAEVIALSPKTLMATNRFVCEICKKGFQRDQNLQLHRRGHNLPWKLKQRTSTEIIKRVYICPESSCVHHDPSRALGDLTGIKKHFFRKHGEKTWKCDKCSKKYAVQSDWKAHLKTCGTREYKCDCGTIFSRRDSFITHRAFCDAIAEENNRNQGVVPMSNNIMGAPNQGQLSNSELIIPASPPMNNKITDNPSSARSDTTTSDQFHHNFDAKNAPLTLEPQQPFPMPTKPVNMLPRTLNNNTSSSTSPSSLLFGLNHGGHGQSLIPNSSGHLSATQLLQKAAQMGATMSGGPNPNPSGTTITSMAPSTYGTATGGYNMNPFMQQRDPNNILQLETSPQFFGANYAQMGMFSGMLFDHAQNNGLLKNMEHENNGTSNKIGFRGASNVSNGDTLTVDFLGLGGSGNNNRPENFHDLQKQQHGQQDQLGFGGIDDHDDHLRMQRFG, from the exons ATGTCAATTATCACAGGTAGTGCTGCTACTGGGAGTTTCTCTTCAGGAAATACAGGTGGAGAAGAAGTTCAACAGCAACAACAAGAGCTATTAAATCACCATGCAAACTTTCATGGCTCCAACTCCCTCCTTCCAACAACACCTAATATCAATAGCAATGGTATTTCCACTACTCAAGTACAAAAGCAACCTCCACCAGCTAAGAAGAAAAGAAACCTACCAGGAACTCCAG ACCCAACTGCTGAAGTGATAGCCTTGTCACCAAAGACCCTGATGGCCACAAACCGGTTTGTATGTGAAATTTGTAAGAAGGGGTTCCAAAGGGACCAAAACCTCCAACTCCACAGAAGAGGTCACAACTTGCCATGGAAGCTTAAGCAAAGAACGAGCACTGAGATCATTAAGCGAGTCTATATCTGCCCCGAATCCTCCTGCGTCCACCACGATCCATCGCGGGCACTCGGGGATCTTACGGGCATCAAAAAGCACTTTTTCCGGAAGCACGGTGAGAAAACCTGGAAATGTGACAAGTGCTCCAAGAAGTACGCGGTGCAATCGGACTGGAAAGCTCATCTAAAGACCTGTGGTACTAGAGAATACAAATGTGACTGTGGAACCATCTTCTCCag AAGAGATAGCTTCATCACCCACAGAGCTTTTTGTGATGCCATAGCTGAAGAGAACAACAGAAACCAAGGAGTAGTACCAATGTCCAACAATATTATGGGAGCACCAAACCAAGGCCAACTTTCCAACAGTGAGCTCATCATCCCGGCATCACCGCCCATGAACAACAAAATCACCGACAACCCATCGTCAGCAAGATCAGATACTACTACATCTGATCAATTTCATCATAATTTTGATGCCAAAAATGCCCCTTTAACCCTAGAACCCCAACAACCCTTCCCAATGCCCACAAAACCCGTAAACATGTTACCGAGAACCCTAAACAACAACACTTCATCATCAACATCACCATCGTCACTACTGTTCGGATTAAACCACGGCGGGCACGGTCAATCACTCATCCCCAACTCATCAGGCCATTTATCCGCCACGCAACTGCTACAAAAAGCGGCTCAAATGGGTGCAACTATGAGTGGTGgtcctaaccctaaccctagtgGTACAACCATAACAAGCATGGCACCCTCAACCTATGGTACAGCTACTGGTGGGTACAACATGAACCCCTTCATGCAGCAGAGAGATCCTAATAACATTCTGCAATTAGAGACCTCGCCGCAGTTTTTTGGCGCTAATTATGCGCAAATGGGGATGTTTAGCGGGATGTTATTCGATCATGCTCAGAACAATGGTTTGTTGAAGAACATGGAGCATGAAAATAATGGGACTTCAAATAAAATAGGGTTCAGGGGTGCTAGTAATGTGAGTAACGGTGATacgttgaccgttgactttttaGGGCTTGGAGGATCGGGTAATAATAATAGACCAGAAAACTTTCATGATCTGCAGAAACAACAACATGGCCAGCAAGATCAGTTGGGGTTCGGAGGAATTGATGATCATGATGATCACCTAAGAATGCAAAGATTTGGATGA
- the LOC126619009 gene encoding uncharacterized protein LOC126619009, with the protein MEVESDQPDDVGNCIEETSVQHLFDPGSPDISNMFGEQQVAPRIGDAYQVEIPSMTMDAEQYKLLSNPVHSKVVSGSHYFLVGLPVPIVYSDEGNNIEDHRLESPTNPDNVVNGKSSKEARKRKKDPTRPRKKSSKLKVEPMLFGLDEGEGSKAENIEPILVEENANRSLRSKSCYPVPGSSRSTWSDAEVDGFLLGLYIFGKSFYQVKRFMEHKTMGEILSFYYGKFYRSDAHRIWSEYRKSRRKKCIIGEKIFTGWRQRELLSRIIPHVSEESQKSLSEGYKLFAEGTTSLEEYVSFLKSIVGIRVLVEAIGIGKGKEDLTGFALEPGKNNQELLACPKLPAGKAFSSLTFSEIIKYLTGGVRLSKGRSNDIFWEAVWPRLLENGWHSEQPTHSLVFLTPGIKKFKRRKLTRGQQYFDSISDVLNKVASEPELIQLQGEEELVPEATSDQDDLSNHQRHCYLKPRVATSKPNRMQFTVVDTSLVHGGKSQGIVELRYSPVEIQSNPEKNNCSRENEGDSCENKLNEHENDTAEMQLNSKPNMAKHLKRKRFTIVDTSLVHRGKSSKVTELRCSPTVFESVSKSTGLLREIEETSFADLLGKHKPDAADISLDGEVNNFSDNCHRDTSDIGGTNQMEVPNKEDSEEKIEGHPDKKIGMSDNKKLKRTTLHKFSRKEKYKHSNSVCPLPKRRRLAACAKGETGCLVNTCSQGLESEQVGPNGTLSSLNVGELVVSLAGPLEREPSIASLAEGGPVKETTSETRGGNCSGERMSHEKNENHQDQESSRLNLRDSMDSENVVVVNLEIDVDSPCLPLSETHVVDTLSASNMISRRQSTRNRPLTAKALEALADGLLGFKKRKKHSEDVPGVKRVSKSSSKARRRVKVTSSHADTVSEVGASEENKVNEALNVSKDTDSKPLDQTGEKWPTGC; encoded by the exons ATGGAG GTGGAATCAGATCAGCCAGATGATGTTGGTAATTGCATCGAAGAGACATCTGTTCAGCATTTATTTGATCCCGGTAGTCCTGATATAAGCAATATGTTCGGAGAGCAGCAGGTGGCTCCCCGAATTGGTGATGCATACCAAGTGGAAATCCCTTCCATGACTATGGACGCTGAGCAGTATAAGCTTTTGTCTAATCCCGTTCATTCAAAAGTTGTTAGTGGTTCCCATTACTTTCTAGTTGGTTTGCCTGTACCAATTGTATATTCTGACGAAGGGAATAACATTGAAGATCACAGGCTGGAATCTCCAACTAACCCTGATAATGTGGTTAATGGAAAGAGTTCTAAGGAAGctagaaagagaaaaaaggatCCTACTAGACCGAGGaagaaaagttcaaaacttaAAGTTGAACCCATGTTATTTGGGTTAGACGAGGGAGAAGGATCAAAAGCAGAAAATATTGAGCCGATTTTGGTGGAAGAGAATGCAAATCGATCACTTAGAAGCAAGTCCTGTTATCCAGTTCCTGGTTCATCAAGAAGCACATGGAGTGATGCTGAAGTGGATGGTTTTCTTCTGGGCTTATACATTTTCGGGAAGAGCTTTTACCAGGTGAAGAGATTCATGGAGCACAAAACCATGGGAGAAATACTGTCATTTTATTATGGGAAGTTTTATAGGTCTGATGCACACCGCATATGGTCAGAGTACCGGAAAAGTAGAAGAAAGAAATGTATCATTGGGGAGAAAATTTTCACAGGGTGGAGGCAACGGGAGCTGTTATCTCGTATAATTCCTCATGTCTCAGAAGAATCTCAAAAATCTTTATCAGAG GGTTACAAATTATTTGCAGAGGGGACAACGTCTCTAGAAGAATATGTCTCATTCTTAAAGTCCATTGTTGGCATTCGTGTCCTTGTGGAAGCTATAGGAATCGGGAAAGGGAAAGAAGATCTCACAGGCTTTGCCCTGGAACCTGGAAAGAACAACCAAGAGCTTCTAGCTTGTCCAAAATTACCCGCTGGCAAAGCATTTAGTTCTCTTACATTcagtgaaataattaaatatttgacTGGAGGGGTTCGGTTGAGCAAAGGGCGGTCTAACGATATCTTTTGGGAGGCTGTTTGGCCGCGTTTGCTAGAAAATGGATGGCATTCTGAGCAACCTACACATTCTCTGGTTTTTCTTACGCCTGGCATAAAGAAgttcaaaagaagaaaattgacAAGGGGACAGCAGTATTTTGATTCTATTAGTGATGTTCTGAACAAAGTGGCATCTGAACCAGAACTTATTCAGCTTCAAGGTGAAGAAGAACTTGTTCCAGAGGCGACATCAGACCAAGATGATCTATCTAATCATCAACGCCATTGCTACCTCAAACCTAGGGTCGCTACTAGCAAACCAAACCGGATGCAGTTCACTGTTGTTGACACCAGTTTGGTCCATGGGGGAAAATCACAAGGCATAGTGGAACTGAGATACTCACCAGTTGAAATCCAAAGTAATCCGGAAAAAAACAATTGTTCAAGAGAAAATGAAGGGGACTCTTGTGAGAATAAATTAAATGAACATGAGAATGATACTGCTGAAATGCAGTTGAACAGTAAACCCAATATGGCCAAGCACCTGAAGCGTAAGAGGTTCACGATTGTCGACACCAGTCTAGTTCATAGAGGAAAATCATCAAAAGTTACAGAACTGAGATGCTCACCAACTGTATTTGAAAGTGTTTCTAAGTCAACTGGTCTTTTacgagaaattgaagaaacttCTTTTGCGGATTTATTGGGCAAGCATAAGCCTGATGCTGCTGATATTTCATTGGATGGTGAAGTGAATAACTTCAGTGACAACTGCCATAGGGATACATCGGATATTGGTGGTACAAACCAAATGGAAGTACCAAATAAGGAAGATTCTGAAGAAAAAATAGAGGGCCACCCGGATAAAAAAATTGGCATGTCCGATAACAAGAAGCTGAAGAGGACTACATTACATAAATTTAGtcggaaagaaaaatataaacattCAAATTCTGTATGTCCTCTCCCCAAACGGCGAAGATTAGCTGCTTGTGCTAAGGGAGAAACAggttgcctcgtcaacacttgcTCTCAAGGTTTGGAGTCAGAACAAGTGGGCCCTAATGGCACCTTGAGTTCTCTAAATGTAGGCGAGCTTGTTGTTTCTCTAGCGGGTCCTCTTGAAAGGGAGCCATCAATTGCTTCTCTTGCTGAAGGTGGTCCAGTAAAGGAGACTACTTCTGAAACTCGTGGTGGGAATTGTTCAGGTGAGCGCATGTCGCATGAGAAGAATGAGAATCATCAAGACCAGGAATCATCCAGGCTCAACCTACGTGATTCGATGGACAGTGAAAACGTTGTTGTGGTCAACCTGGAAATAGATGTAGACAGTCCGTGTCTCCCATTAAGTGAAACACATGTTGTAGACACCTTGAGTGCCTCTAACATGATCTCTAGGAGGCAAAGCACAAGAAACCGACCGCTAACAGCTAAAGCATTGGAAGCTCTTGCAGACGGGTTATTAGgctttaaaaagagaaaaaagcaCTCAGAAGATGTCCCTGGGGTAAAGCGAGTCTCAAAATCCTCCAGTAAGGCCCGGAGGAGAGTCAAGGTAACATCAAGTCATGCTGATACTGTTAGTGAAGTTGGGGCTTCAGAAGAAAACAAGGTGAATGAAGCTTTGAATGTTAGCAAAGATACAGATAGCAAACCTCTTGATCAAACTGGAGAAAAGTGGCCAACTGGCTGCTAG